In Planktothrix sp. FACHB-1365, the genomic stretch CCTTTGAAATACGTTCGGGTCGAATTTTAGCAACTAATGGTTATTTACATGAACGTTTAAGTCAAGCGTTAATAGAAACCCCACCGTTATCGAGTTGGAAAGATAAATAAAGGTTAAACACTTAACCGCTTAAACTCAGTTTTTGCTTCAGTCTTAGAATTACTGAAATTAAGTTAAGGTATTCTAATCAATCCTTGAGAATTGTTTTATTTTTTAAAAGATTGTCAGGAAATTCTGATATTTTATTGATAATTTCTCTCAAATAGTTGACGGAATCGGCTCTCCTGAATAAATAGTGTAAAATGTAGCGTAAGCTACGTTTTACACTCCGACTGAATATGGACTTTCAATTAGAACGCTTGCTCAACCTCCCGAATATTACGGTGTTCAGTTGCCAAGAACAAGAAGGTTTTGTTGTTCTTAAGTTAGAATTATTAAACGAGGGAATTACTTGTCCACATTGTCAAAGTTATACCGATCATATTCATCAAACTCGCTCAATGTTAATTCGAGATCTATCTATTTGTGGGCAGGGAGTTTATTTGCATCTTCCCCGTCGCCAATTTTATTGTGCTGGATGTAAAAAATATCCAACAGAACCCTTAGAATTTGTAGAGAAAAGGAGGAATTACACCATTCGTTATGAAGAATATATCTATG encodes the following:
- a CDS encoding transposase family protein; this encodes MDFQLERLLNLPNITVFSCQEQEGFVVLKLELLNEGITCPHCQSYTDHIHQTRSMLIRDLSICGQGVYLHLPRRQFYCAGCKKYPTEPLEFVEKRRNYTIRYEEYIYERVKELTVEQVSQNEQLSPHQVGSIFHRIALQKKKAGESRKN